CTGTCCTGCTCATCACCATGAACCAGTGCAGAAAGCTCGGCCCATTTCATGGCAAAGGAAATCCAGTCATGGTGGCGGGCTTTATCATCAGGCAGCTCTTCCTGAACCAGGCTAAACAGGCGGCTGAACCTTATATCTGTATCCTGATCTTCTTCAATTACTCCGCATCTAAACCAGGAATCACTGCTGACTTCAATGTTGGGAACCTTGACCGGCTCAAGCCTGCCCTCAACAAACAGGCTGTCTATATAAACTCTGATATCGTGATGATCAAAAGGAAGGGTATCCGGACCAGGAAATCTGTGGCCATATTCATTGGCATCCTGCCAGGCATGATCCGGTTTTGCCAGACGGTTCAAAAATACAGGCCAGCGCTCCTGCAGGAAGTCAAGAAAGTTTTGTTGATCCTGGACAATTTCTCTAAGAGGCCAGTCTTTAAATGCAGCCTGAGAACCAATAATATCCACAAACCTGTCAGCCAGCACTTCAGGTAGTTTGATTTTTTTATAATGCACTCTGAGCAGGGCCCGCAGTAACTCCACCTCGGTGGTAACAAGCTCAGTAACGATTCCAAATACATTTCTAAGAATAAAATCCTTGGTGGCGTTATCTCCCAGGATATCCGGCTGAACCTTTTGCTGTGCAGTAAAAATATCATCAAGCAGCCCCCTGTCCAGATCTTCCAGAACAGGATAGCTAAGACCAGGAAACAAATCCCCAAGGTTGAAAAAAAGCTTTCTTCCTGCCTGAAGCAGGTCATAGGGCAGGGAATCCAGTTCTGCTTCAGGCATGCGCAGGATTACCACCAGATCTGTTTGCTGACCCTCATCCCACATAACCCGGTACTTGGATTCGTAAGCATATCTGAATTCAACAGGATCGTGAAATTCAATGAGATCAAAGCCTCGGCGCCGCAGCTCTATGGCCAGCTTTTCCTCAGTCAAAAGACCGTCCGGATCAGCTACCAGGGTAAGCTTGCCCACATTGGGCACAAAATCCTTGAGAATATAATCGCGCCAGCTATTCATGCCCTGCTTCCTGGACGATTTCGGTTATCATGAGCGCCCTGATTTCCGGGACAACCTCTCTGGCGGATTTTAACTGCTCTTTCCACTTGAGTTCCTCCACATTACATTTGGATTGCCTGTACTGCCGGACTTCAGGAAGCCCAATCCTGGCAATGGCCTTTTTTCTGTATTCAAAAGCTGTCTTCCCACGTTCTTCTTCTTTAACAAGAGAGCTCAGATGCTTTTGTTTTAAATCATCAAAAAATTCCCGGCCTGCTTCCTTAATGGCCTGGCTAAGGCTTTCAAAAGCATCTGCTGACTCTGGTTGATCCATCGCCCCCTCATACACAGGATCAGTGGTAATCAATGTATCCCAGATATGTCTTGCTGTGGGCAAAAACACCTTGCCTTCGTGGCTTAGAAAAACACTTGCCACTGCTTTCTGCCTTGTTGGCATGCTCATTCCTCCAGGTCCTGAACTTTGGACCGGATACATGGCTGAAAGCAGAATTTCATACAGCCCCCACAATCCAGTGACAGACATTGGCAGTCCAGTTAATGAAATTCTGGGGACGGGCTGGCCAGGAGCAAACAGAGGCAGTTTCATGACCAATCCCCGAATGCGGGTATCTT
This genomic stretch from Desulfonatronovibrio magnus harbors:
- the pglZ gene encoding BREX-3 system phosphatase PglZ encodes the protein MNSWRDYILKDFVPNVGKLTLVADPDGLLTEEKLAIELRRRGFDLIEFHDPVEFRYAYESKYRVMWDEGQQTDLVVILRMPEAELDSLPYDLLQAGRKLFFNLGDLFPGLSYPVLEDLDRGLLDDIFTAQQKVQPDILGDNATKDFILRNVFGIVTELVTTEVELLRALLRVHYKKIKLPEVLADRFVDIIGSQAAFKDWPLREIVQDQQNFLDFLQERWPVFLNRLAKPDHAWQDANEYGHRFPGPDTLPFDHHDIRVYIDSLFVEGRLEPVKVPNIEVSSDSWFRCGVIEEDQDTDIRFSRLFSLVQEELPDDKARHHDWISFAMKWAELSALVHGDEQDSYRSQYQALSNQINQNFSTWLKYNFAGLISLSPSTPAMVHHIPRLIARETGKDRQSKAALIVVDGLSLDQWVTVGRIIQEQDKNLVIRESAVFAWVPTLTSVSRQAVFSGKPPIYFPASINSTSKEITLWRQFWEEAGISRLQVAYQKGLGDGSADSILDPQFNPEVTRVAGLVVDKVDKIMHGMQLGASGMHSQIMLWCRDGFLSGLIGYLLDHGYDVWLTSDHGNIECRGKGKPKEGVIAETRGQRARVYPSQELRSRIGRDYSSAIHWDPVGLPPEYFPLVLSGEDAFVQQDKTIVGHGGISIEEVIVPFIKFERRSS